One genomic segment of Rivularia sp. PCC 7116 includes these proteins:
- a CDS encoding serine/threonine-protein kinase, which translates to MLLNNRYQIIRTLGSGGFGETFLAEDTQMPSRRLCVIKQLRPIQDNQQVYQLVRERFGREAAILEELGDGSCQIPSLYAYFNEHGQFYLVQEYIEGKTLTQMLQEKGLMDENSVKEILISILPVLEYVHSKGIVHRDIKPENILIDINGQPVLIDFGAVKETLGTIMTPSGNATKSIVIGTPGFMATEQSVGRPMFVSDIYSLGLTAIYLLTGKMPQELNTDPASGKVLWRQYVPNIQDNFANILDKAIGFNARDRFANATAMMQAVQSGAINTTSETSHSTAFPDTLPPAVTLPPQTHLNTVAIAPPSVVASSHQGNGKGILLGSLIVGSLIGTSIVVGLALNRQPKQTKIITQQPQPATSPIRNLESLNQPQTTPTVAPTVTPTVTPTVQPNTQPNFTFPPATEPNNNLNNSQVEKVEEPLTAPQKPQITNPAPNLEIPQQTQLSPPGDIAQPPIEQPSPAQTVENYYLNINQGQYKTAWNQLSQQFKDNKRLHPKGYFSYLNWWRGKVESVNIEQVKILEASVDTAVVDTSLNYLMKNGRIIPNSVRFTLSWDAQNRRWVVKDAN; encoded by the coding sequence ATGCTGCTTAACAACCGCTATCAGATTATTCGGACTTTAGGAAGCGGTGGATTTGGAGAAACTTTCCTTGCAGAGGATACCCAAATGCCTTCTCGCCGCCTTTGTGTAATTAAGCAATTACGGCCAATTCAAGATAATCAACAGGTTTACCAATTAGTACGGGAGCGATTTGGGCGCGAAGCAGCAATTTTAGAAGAATTAGGTGATGGCAGTTGTCAAATTCCAAGTTTATACGCTTACTTCAACGAGCATGGGCAATTTTACTTAGTGCAAGAGTATATCGAAGGAAAAACTCTTACACAAATGCTTCAAGAAAAAGGTTTGATGGATGAAAATTCTGTCAAAGAAATTTTGATTAGTATTTTGCCAGTTCTTGAGTACGTCCACTCTAAAGGTATTGTCCATCGAGACATCAAGCCAGAAAATATTTTAATTGATATTAACGGTCAACCGGTATTAATAGACTTTGGTGCAGTCAAAGAAACTTTAGGAACGATTATGACTCCTTCAGGAAATGCAACCAAATCAATCGTTATCGGTACGCCAGGATTTATGGCAACGGAGCAATCTGTTGGACGACCGATGTTCGTTAGCGATATATATAGTCTGGGGTTGACTGCAATTTATTTACTTACAGGTAAAATGCCGCAAGAGTTAAACACTGACCCAGCTTCGGGTAAAGTATTATGGCGACAATATGTACCTAATATCCAAGATAATTTCGCAAATATTTTAGATAAAGCAATTGGGTTTAATGCTCGGGATAGATTTGCAAATGCCACTGCCATGATGCAAGCCGTGCAAAGTGGCGCGATAAATACAACTTCAGAGACTTCTCATAGTACAGCTTTTCCCGATACCTTACCTCCAGCAGTCACTTTACCACCTCAAACTCATCTAAATACAGTTGCGATTGCACCACCATCTGTAGTTGCATCCAGCCATCAAGGAAACGGTAAAGGAATTCTTCTTGGTAGTTTAATTGTTGGTAGTTTAATTGGTACATCGATTGTTGTTGGCTTAGCTTTAAACAGGCAGCCCAAGCAAACTAAAATAATTACGCAACAACCACAACCAGCAACTTCACCAATAAGAAATTTAGAAAGTCTAAATCAGCCGCAAACGACACCAACTGTAGCACCAACTGTAACACCAACCGTAACGCCAACAGTACAACCAAATACACAGCCTAACTTTACCTTTCCACCGGCAACGGAACCCAACAATAATTTAAATAATTCACAAGTAGAAAAAGTAGAAGAGCCTCTAACTGCTCCACAAAAACCTCAAATAACCAACCCTGCTCCTAACTTAGAAATTCCTCAACAAACTCAATTATCCCCTCCCGGAGATATTGCACAGCCACCAATCGAGCAACCTTCCCCAGCACAGACAGTAGAAAATTATTATTTAAACATTAATCAAGGTCAGTATAAAACAGCTTGGAATCAACTATCTCAGCAATTTAAAGATAACAAGCGCCTTCATCCCAAAGGTTATTTTTCTTATCTAAATTGGTGGAGGGGAAAAGTTGAAAGTGTAAATATCGAGCAAGTAAAAATTTTGGAAGCGAGTGTAGATACAGCAGTAGTCGATACTTCGTTGAATTATCTGATGAAAAATGGTCGTATTATACCTAATTCAGTGCGTTTCACCTTATCGTGGGATGCTCAAAATCGTAGGTGGGTAGTGAAAGATGCGAATTGA
- a CDS encoding anion permease, whose translation MLRYSKFLAYLAECFRILYWAYFKPYTFAKWLRNIHPELNPIDNPFKIKAEFNRNLPLSRYAEQVWWITAIVPTLLVLLTGLIYATINRELQLYLSSTLPNSLLFIIGWWVGLWLARGENQKLEKFFEWSFWISFLVAAIGVSTGLIFQLEFDLEKLQQPGSLALGIWLGVAWGVSLGIGWGVAWGIAWSVFLGFLFFGDSNLASVVAVTFLWRIAWVLASGVASGIALGVTAGVALGIVSDVSDERSWLILIAFPLIPIFLWLLELVWITFIYILSQLGNAAPLLPYLPSCYHEQTFPLPFMVQIIVKAHQEKPLMTSKMIKYLITSTNKQKVPSKAITQIVLDSLHKCETLRDIAEIKNKLNWIFSDYSKDINWVIIRFLDISQDVCQSYEETSPYLQYKFLEKPISALESLLNSISLIKNPQIATNVGTIAQNWKTILITAKRILRERAVESEEVRQVYIAGNALDPETAKQRFKGRIDLFRKIQTSALEVNPPALLLYGGRRTGKTSALKYLPYKIGSDLIPLLVDIQGAASAETLIGFAEYFVGEITYKARRLPQPLYLPLPNKEKLEKDPFIALQFWLADIETAFPQKKFLLCLDEYERLSEIIEATGSKAPLNFFRHILQHRPNWVLLFSGFHHLEELPDYWSDCLINTHSFSITYLSSSEARELILHPIDDFADDIYEDAAVEHIIYLTRCQPFLVQLMCYELVEFVNSDIRDNQRNIDISKISQADVARVIPTVLVRADPYFRELRRSFTDDELNLLFRLVEGEQPQLEDKMDKNLVRSLVRKEILQRETVCVNDSETTHIRFQVPLVQKYIEKLIEEEM comes from the coding sequence ATGTTGCGATATTCAAAGTTTTTAGCTTATCTTGCCGAATGTTTCCGTATTCTTTACTGGGCTTATTTTAAGCCATATACCTTTGCTAAATGGTTGCGAAATATTCATCCAGAACTAAATCCAATAGATAATCCATTTAAAATTAAGGCTGAGTTTAATAGAAACCTTCCTTTATCTCGCTACGCAGAACAGGTTTGGTGGATAACTGCAATTGTACCTACTTTGCTTGTACTCTTGACAGGGCTAATTTACGCCACTATCAACCGAGAATTACAATTATATTTATCTTCTACATTGCCAAACAGTCTGTTATTTATAATTGGTTGGTGGGTTGGTTTGTGGCTAGCGCGTGGCGAAAATCAAAAGTTAGAAAAATTTTTTGAATGGTCTTTTTGGATTTCCTTTCTTGTTGCTGCAATTGGGGTGTCAACAGGACTAATTTTTCAACTTGAATTTGACTTGGAAAAACTGCAACAACCTGGATCTTTAGCATTAGGGATTTGGCTGGGAGTGGCTTGGGGTGTTTCTTTGGGAATAGGTTGGGGTGTTGCTTGGGGTATAGCATGGAGCGTCTTTTTGGGCTTTCTGTTTTTTGGCGACTCAAACTTAGCTTCGGTTGTAGCTGTTACTTTTCTTTGGCGAATCGCTTGGGTTTTAGCGTCTGGTGTAGCTTCGGGTATTGCGTTGGGTGTTACGGCTGGAGTTGCTCTGGGTATAGTTTCTGATGTATCTGATGAGAGAAGCTGGTTAATCCTAATAGCTTTTCCTTTGATACCTATATTTTTATGGTTATTGGAATTGGTATGGATAACTTTTATATATATTTTGTCGCAATTAGGAAATGCAGCACCTTTACTTCCTTATCTACCATCTTGCTACCACGAACAAACTTTCCCTTTACCTTTTATGGTGCAGATAATTGTCAAAGCTCATCAAGAGAAACCACTTATGACTAGTAAGATGATTAAATATTTAATTACTTCTACAAACAAACAAAAAGTACCAAGTAAAGCAATTACGCAGATTGTATTAGATTCTCTCCATAAATGTGAAACTTTACGCGATATTGCAGAAATAAAAAACAAATTAAATTGGATTTTTTCAGATTATTCAAAAGACATTAACTGGGTAATTATCCGCTTCCTAGATATAAGCCAAGATGTCTGTCAATCATATGAAGAAACTTCACCTTATCTTCAATACAAATTTTTAGAAAAACCAATTAGTGCATTGGAATCACTGTTAAATAGTATTTCTTTAATAAAAAATCCTCAGATAGCTACTAATGTGGGAACTATTGCCCAAAATTGGAAAACAATTTTAATTACAGCTAAAAGGATATTGAGAGAGCGTGCGGTTGAATCTGAGGAAGTGCGACAAGTTTACATTGCTGGAAATGCTTTAGATCCGGAAACAGCAAAGCAGCGCTTCAAAGGACGGATTGACTTATTCCGCAAAATTCAAACTTCAGCGCTTGAAGTAAATCCTCCTGCATTATTGCTATATGGTGGGCGACGTACCGGGAAAACTTCGGCTTTAAAATACTTACCTTATAAAATAGGATCGGATTTAATACCTTTGTTAGTAGATATACAGGGAGCAGCATCGGCAGAAACTTTAATAGGTTTTGCAGAATATTTCGTAGGGGAAATAACTTATAAGGCGAGACGATTACCTCAGCCTTTATACTTGCCTCTTCCTAATAAAGAAAAGCTGGAAAAAGACCCATTTATTGCATTACAGTTCTGGCTGGCAGATATAGAAACTGCTTTTCCTCAGAAGAAATTCCTCTTATGTTTGGATGAATATGAGCGACTGAGCGAAATCATAGAAGCGACAGGTAGTAAAGCCCCTCTAAATTTTTTCCGTCACATTCTACAACATCGCCCTAATTGGGTTTTGTTGTTTAGCGGTTTTCATCATTTAGAAGAACTTCCCGATTACTGGAGCGATTGTTTAATCAATACTCATTCTTTTTCAATTACATATTTAAGCTCATCAGAAGCCCGCGAATTGATATTACACCCAATAGATGATTTTGCCGATGATATTTATGAAGATGCTGCTGTAGAACATATTATTTACCTAACTCGCTGTCAGCCTTTTCTCGTACAGCTTATGTGTTATGAACTTGTCGAATTTGTTAATAGTGATATTAGGGACAACCAAAGAAACATAGATATATCAAAAATCTCTCAAGCAGATGTTGCAAGAGTAATTCCTACAGTACTTGTACGAGCCGATCCGTATTTTCGGGAATTACGTAGAAGTTTTACCGATGATGAGTTGAATTTACTTTTTCGTTTAGTTGAAGGAGAACAACCTCAATTAGAAGATAAAATGGATAAAAATTTAGTGCGATCGCTAGTTCGTAAAGAGATTTTACAAAGAGAAACTGTTTGTGTGAATGATTCGGAAACAACACATATTAGGTTTCAAGTACCTCTTGTGCAAAAATACATTGAAAAATTGATAGAAGAAGAAATGTAA